The nucleotide sequence GCGGCCGGCTCTCGTCTAGTTGCCCCCGATAGACTAATTTCCGGTCAGAATCAAACAAAAAGAAATCGGGAGTACAGGCCGCGGTGTAGGCCTGGGCAACTTTTTGGGTTTCGTCATAGCAGAGGGGGAAAACAAAGCCCAAGGTCTCAGCCATTTCTTTAAGAGACTCAGGACTATCATCGGGATAGGCCGCCGCATCATTGGCGCTGATAGCCACAATTCCGAGGCCCTGGCCCTTGTAATCCAGGCCAATGTTGGCCAATTCCCTTTCAACGTGCTTGACGTAGGGGCAATGGCGGCAAATGAACATGACTAAGAGAGCTTTTTCATCAGCAAAGCTGCTCAGGCTGATGATGTTTCCAGTCACGACATCTGGCAAGGCAAAATCCGGGGCTGGGGTACTGAGTTCCAGCATGGTTGATTCTGTCCGGGCCATAATGTCCTCCTGAAGCGATGGAATGTCTCTATTCTAGGGAACGCTGGCCACGCGATGCACGATCACTGGTTTTTGCCCAATAATCGGGGAGCGCACCAGCATCCGTCCTGATGTATCGGTAATGAGCACCTGAGAAAATTCCAGTTGATGGCTCCGCTGCCAGAGGTCTTGGGCCAGGCCATCCTGGGCTTGGGACGTTAGCGCATACCAGGCCGGGTTCAAGGTAAATCTAGCTGCCCCTGTGTTTTGATCCAAGGCTAAATCCTCTACCAGGCCAGGTTGATACTGGTTAGTAATTCCCAAGAATTGGTTGCGGGCATCAGCTAAGGCCGCTTCCTCAGGGCTAAGCATGGGAACTACCGGAATATCCTCAATCTCCGCTGGCGACTTAGATGCTCCTAGTTCTGCTTCTATCGGGGGTAGACTCTCGGCTGGTACAGCTACATCACCCAGTGCAGTGGGCAGGACTGACTCTGCTGGAATTTCAGAGATTTGATCGTCACGAGTCTCAGGTGCAGCAACAGGACGCAAGTTAACCTCTTGAGTGTCTGTAGAATCCATGCTTTCTGAAGTGGGGGCCAACTCCGGCGGTGACGAGGGCGATGGGACTGGAAGGTAAGGGGTAGGAGCAGGGCGGGGTTTAACCAAAACCGTAGTTTGGGACGGCGGCGGCGATAGGGTTGGACTGGGACGAGTTTT is from Synechococcus sp. PCC 6312 and encodes:
- a CDS encoding thioredoxin family protein, which translates into the protein MARTESTMLELSTPAPDFALPDVVTGNIISLSSFADEKALLVMFICRHCPYVKHVERELANIGLDYKGQGLGIVAISANDAAAYPDDSPESLKEMAETLGFVFPLCYDETQKVAQAYTAACTPDFFLFDSDRKLVYRGQLDESRPRNDLPVTGKDLRAAIDLVLADKPPDPHQIPSLGCNIKWIPGNEPDYYG